One Luteolibacter flavescens DNA segment encodes these proteins:
- a CDS encoding DEAD/DEAH box helicase — MAGERCEVTLWTNDGAWDFESTCSCEIRSFCPHAAALLGEAGKPRNIGRVLDGRPVRSSHVALPGAIGEPVDPADLPHLELTPTFLLSVVREPTETKVVRLLLQALKIPDMGDWVVARPIAIYGGHRISLGGIPGPREHRVETPQGPLVIRRDIAAEMNAILSLQQAGLASLAGHSQFRFLLGLAGKGKSATANEAGLWFPNPSHGALAEFWPWLRATGGPILEGSGWTVTFDHEVGHEIIDLDPDNFVYLLEDDGTGWFHLSVGFDVAGKQLDLLPILAQLLERGAMETTLEFPADGHFLHHLEDGRALRLPAARIRRILKQFAALIDPRRFKGSKLKLHPLDAAAIATSDELGIQAPERLAELASKLTNFSGIEQTPQPAGIKAELREYQMAGFRWMQFLARHELHGILADDMGLGKTLQTITHILAEKDSGRSQGKPTLVIAPTSVVPNWRAEATKFAPSLRILMLDGPQRKKYFRSIPYADLVLTSFALVQRDIEALKGHSFHLAVLDEAQYIKNPTSKVAQAVCQLDARHRLCLSGTPVENHLGELWSLMKFLMPGFLGGQEDFNRRFRNPIEKDGDEDRRLLLKTRVAPLILRRNKTEVAKELPPKTILIHPVELNTAQKDLYETVRATMDKRVRQSIAIKGLEGSRMVFLEALLKLRQICCEPKLLKFEGESKLEADSAGSAKLDYLAELLETLIEEGRRILIFSQFTSMLELIEKHLQVRKTPYLKLTGESKNRGELVEKFQTGSYPVFLISLKAGGTGLNLTAADTVIHYDPWWNPAAEAQATDRAYRIGQTQPVFVHKLICQGTVEERIHQLQAKKSQLADSLLSDAARAAAPDEMTLSALLAPLG, encoded by the coding sequence GTGGCCGGCGAGAGGTGCGAGGTGACGCTGTGGACGAATGACGGGGCGTGGGACTTTGAAAGCACCTGCTCCTGCGAGATCCGCAGCTTTTGCCCGCACGCCGCCGCCCTGCTGGGCGAGGCGGGGAAGCCGCGGAATATCGGCCGCGTGCTCGATGGCAGGCCGGTGCGCAGCAGCCATGTCGCCCTGCCCGGTGCCATCGGCGAGCCGGTCGATCCGGCGGATCTTCCGCATCTGGAGCTCACCCCCACCTTCCTGCTCTCCGTGGTGCGCGAGCCGACGGAGACGAAGGTGGTCCGCCTGCTGCTCCAGGCGCTGAAGATCCCGGACATGGGCGACTGGGTCGTGGCCCGCCCCATCGCCATCTACGGCGGGCATCGTATTTCGCTCGGCGGCATCCCCGGCCCGCGCGAGCACCGCGTGGAGACGCCGCAGGGTCCGCTGGTCATTCGCCGCGACATCGCCGCGGAGATGAATGCCATCCTCTCGCTCCAGCAGGCCGGCCTGGCCAGCCTCGCGGGGCACTCGCAATTCCGCTTCCTCCTCGGCCTCGCGGGGAAGGGGAAGTCGGCCACGGCGAACGAGGCAGGCCTGTGGTTTCCGAATCCGAGCCACGGCGCGCTTGCGGAGTTTTGGCCATGGCTGCGCGCCACCGGCGGACCCATCCTGGAGGGCAGCGGTTGGACGGTGACCTTCGACCACGAGGTGGGCCACGAGATCATCGACCTGGATCCGGACAATTTCGTCTACCTGCTGGAAGACGATGGCACCGGGTGGTTCCACCTTTCCGTCGGCTTCGATGTCGCGGGCAAGCAGCTCGACCTGCTGCCGATCCTCGCGCAGTTGCTGGAGCGCGGTGCGATGGAGACCACGCTGGAATTCCCCGCCGATGGCCACTTCCTGCATCATCTGGAGGACGGTCGCGCGCTGCGCCTGCCAGCCGCACGCATCCGGCGCATCCTCAAGCAATTCGCGGCGCTCATCGACCCGCGGCGCTTCAAGGGCTCGAAGCTGAAGCTTCACCCGCTGGATGCCGCGGCCATCGCCACCTCGGACGAGCTCGGCATCCAGGCGCCGGAGCGTCTTGCCGAGCTGGCGAGCAAGCTGACGAATTTCTCCGGCATCGAGCAGACGCCGCAGCCCGCGGGCATCAAGGCGGAACTGCGCGAGTACCAGATGGCGGGCTTCCGCTGGATGCAATTCCTCGCGCGCCATGAGCTGCACGGTATCCTGGCCGATGACATGGGCCTCGGCAAAACGCTGCAGACCATCACCCACATCCTCGCGGAAAAGGATAGCGGACGCTCGCAAGGGAAGCCGACGCTCGTCATCGCACCCACCAGCGTGGTGCCGAACTGGCGGGCGGAGGCGACGAAATTCGCGCCCTCGCTGCGCATCCTCATGCTCGATGGCCCGCAGCGGAAGAAGTACTTCCGCTCCATCCCCTACGCGGACCTTGTCCTCACCTCCTTCGCGCTGGTCCAGCGGGACATCGAGGCGCTGAAGGGCCACTCCTTCCACCTCGCCGTGCTGGACGAGGCGCAGTACATCAAGAACCCGACGTCGAAGGTGGCGCAGGCCGTCTGCCAGCTCGATGCCCGGCACCGCCTCTGCCTCTCCGGCACGCCCGTGGAAAATCACCTCGGCGAGCTGTGGAGCCTGATGAAATTCCTCATGCCCGGCTTCCTCGGCGGACAAGAGGACTTCAACCGCCGCTTCCGCAATCCCATCGAGAAGGACGGCGACGAGGATCGCCGGCTCTTGCTGAAAACCCGCGTGGCCCCGCTCATCCTGCGGCGGAACAAGACCGAGGTGGCGAAGGAACTGCCGCCGAAGACCATCCTCATCCACCCCGTGGAGCTGAATACCGCGCAGAAGGATCTTTACGAGACGGTGCGCGCGACAATGGACAAGCGGGTGCGCCAGTCGATCGCCATCAAGGGCCTGGAGGGTTCACGCATGGTCTTCCTGGAGGCGCTGCTGAAGCTGCGCCAGATCTGCTGCGAGCCGAAGCTGCTGAAGTTCGAGGGCGAGTCGAAGCTGGAGGCGGACTCCGCCGGATCCGCCAAGCTGGACTATCTCGCGGAGCTGCTGGAGACGCTGATCGAGGAAGGTCGCCGCATCCTCATCTTCTCGCAATTCACCTCGATGCTCGAGCTGATCGAGAAGCACCTTCAAGTACGGAAGACGCCGTACTTGAAGCTCACCGGCGAGTCGAAGAATCGCGGCGAGCTGGTGGAGAAATTCCAGACCGGTAGCTACCCCGTCTTCCTCATCTCGCTGAAGGCGGGCGGCACCGGCCTGAATCTCACCGCCGCCGATACCGTGATCCACTACGATCCGTGGTGGAATCCCGCCGCGGAGGCCCAGGCCACGGACCGCGCCTACCGCATCGGCCAGACGCAGCCCGTCTTCGTCCACAAGCTCATCTGCCAGGGCACCGTCGAGGAGCGCATCCACCAGCTCCAGGCGAAGAAGAGCCAGCTCGCCGACAGCCTGCTCTCCGATGCCGCCCGCGCCGCCGCCCCGGACGAGATGACCTTGTCCGCCCTGCTGGCACCGCTGGGATGA
- the bla gene encoding class A beta-lactamase, which translates to MHLVIRTLLALSLSLVAPASETSFKEGIAKLESRHGGRLGVSALELGERKAVAHRGGERFAMCSTFKFLLAAAVAARVDAGDEQWERKIPYGKEDLIPWTPVTGKEENLKAGAMSVAELCEATMIWSDNTAANLLLDTVGGPEGLTRYLRSIDDKTSRLDRNEPGLNANLRGDERDTTTPDAMVATMEKLLLGTALKDASKEKLTAWLVGNRTGDRRIRAAMDPTWKTGDKTGTGQNGAANDIAIVWPADRKPVLIAIYYDGADATADQRETVIADAAKLVRETLVVEE; encoded by the coding sequence ATGCATCTGGTGATCCGGACTCTTCTCGCCCTCTCCTTGTCGCTGGTGGCCCCGGCTTCCGAGACGTCGTTCAAGGAGGGCATTGCAAAGCTTGAGTCGCGCCACGGCGGGAGGCTCGGGGTGAGCGCGCTGGAACTTGGCGAGCGAAAGGCCGTCGCCCATCGGGGCGGCGAACGCTTCGCGATGTGCAGCACCTTCAAGTTCCTCCTCGCAGCAGCGGTGGCGGCCCGTGTCGATGCGGGCGATGAGCAGTGGGAGCGGAAGATCCCCTATGGAAAAGAGGACCTCATCCCGTGGACCCCGGTGACGGGAAAGGAGGAGAATCTGAAGGCCGGGGCGATGAGCGTCGCGGAGCTCTGCGAGGCCACCATGATCTGGAGCGACAATACCGCAGCCAACCTGCTGCTCGACACTGTCGGCGGCCCGGAGGGCCTGACGCGCTATCTCCGCTCGATCGACGACAAGACCTCGCGGCTCGACCGTAATGAACCCGGGCTGAATGCCAACCTCCGTGGCGACGAGCGCGATACCACCACGCCGGATGCGATGGTGGCGACGATGGAGAAGCTGCTGCTCGGCACCGCACTGAAGGACGCCTCGAAGGAGAAGCTGACCGCATGGCTGGTGGGGAATCGCACCGGTGACAGGCGCATCCGCGCGGCGATGGATCCCACATGGAAAACCGGCGACAAGACCGGCACCGGCCAGAATGGTGCCGCAAATGACATTGCCATCGTGTGGCCCGCCGACCGGAAGCCCGTCCTCATCGCGATCTACTACGACGGAGCCGATGCGACCGCCGACCAGCGCGAGACCGTCATCGCGGACGCCGCGAAGCTGGTGCGCGAGACCCTGGTGGTGGAGGAGTGA
- a CDS encoding ankyrin repeat domain-containing protein, translating into MFTRSAIRTVAAALIAVSASACRNEKREALRELGKRGVEASGASLLAAVQEGDAALARLLLEAEVYSGQRDADGNSPLHLAIGHGHAAIAWDLIEKGADLATPTPAGVTPVSLSVAKGETAMTDRLLDAGAPPVGLTPDGDKVLPWAIRNGRLAFVRRLMEGGADPHQKDAAGNPLLHVAIEAGRRDLMKELLDLGADAAAVNAANESSLVAALRKDWRDLAAPLVKAGSDPNLPDHTGRMPLESAIDSRDLDLARTLAAVGARPLAGSWGEALWRAYDRREIDACRLLLSLGACPETPDSQGRRPLEAALADDRVDFLHLFLCYGADGRPLYYEACRTKRSYHAGIIAAHGGQPRTLPAPFLDTPLGQAIREGDARTAVRLLDRGARPDQPVAEGQSPLHLAIIMGRAGIVKELLKRGIDPNATLPAQVPESFIQAVKGGTLRWLLKNDTNVTPIMLAADSGCTDTARALLAAGARTSVWTKRNRMWPINIAARKSDVRMMRVLLGKDPIVEQRRIVVDLSDQTAIVYDSSGLELYKTAVSTGKKGHATPTGTFAITNKYRTWTSTLYDASMPCFQRFSCSDFGFHQGVVPGYPASHGCIRVPAGNAQKLFALTELGDRVEIQP; encoded by the coding sequence ATGTTCACCCGATCCGCCATCCGGACCGTCGCCGCCGCGTTGATCGCGGTGTCCGCCTCCGCGTGCCGGAATGAGAAGCGCGAGGCGCTGCGGGAGCTGGGGAAGCGCGGCGTGGAAGCTTCCGGTGCCTCGTTGCTCGCCGCCGTGCAGGAGGGAGATGCCGCCCTCGCCCGGCTGCTGCTGGAGGCCGAAGTTTACTCCGGCCAACGCGATGCCGACGGGAATTCGCCGCTGCACCTCGCCATCGGCCACGGCCACGCAGCCATCGCGTGGGACCTCATCGAAAAGGGGGCCGACCTTGCCACCCCGACTCCCGCGGGCGTGACTCCCGTCTCGCTGTCCGTCGCGAAGGGCGAGACCGCCATGACCGACCGCCTGCTGGACGCCGGTGCGCCCCCCGTTGGCCTGACCCCGGATGGGGACAAGGTGCTACCCTGGGCGATCCGCAATGGCCGTCTCGCCTTCGTCCGCCGCCTCATGGAAGGCGGGGCCGACCCGCACCAGAAGGACGCAGCCGGGAATCCCCTCCTCCACGTGGCCATCGAGGCCGGTCGGCGGGACCTGATGAAAGAGCTGCTCGACCTGGGAGCCGATGCCGCCGCGGTGAATGCCGCGAATGAATCCTCGCTCGTCGCCGCCCTCCGCAAGGACTGGCGCGACCTCGCCGCTCCTCTGGTGAAGGCGGGCTCCGATCCGAATCTACCGGACCACACCGGCCGCATGCCGCTGGAGTCGGCCATCGATTCACGCGATCTGGATCTCGCAAGGACTCTCGCCGCCGTGGGTGCCCGGCCGCTGGCGGGCTCGTGGGGAGAGGCGCTGTGGAGAGCATACGACCGCCGCGAGATCGATGCCTGCCGCCTGCTCCTCTCGCTGGGTGCCTGCCCGGAGACACCGGATTCGCAAGGCCGTCGCCCGCTGGAAGCGGCACTGGCGGACGATCGCGTGGACTTCCTCCATCTCTTCCTCTGCTACGGTGCGGATGGCCGGCCTCTTTACTACGAGGCCTGTCGTACCAAGCGCAGCTATCACGCCGGGATCATCGCCGCGCACGGTGGCCAGCCGCGCACGCTGCCCGCGCCCTTCCTCGATACCCCGCTCGGCCAGGCGATCCGCGAGGGCGATGCACGCACCGCGGTGCGCCTGCTGGATCGCGGTGCACGACCGGACCAGCCGGTGGCCGAGGGCCAGTCGCCGCTGCACCTCGCCATCATCATGGGACGGGCGGGCATCGTGAAGGAGCTGCTGAAGCGCGGCATCGACCCGAATGCCACGTTGCCCGCGCAGGTCCCCGAGTCCTTCATCCAGGCGGTGAAGGGCGGCACCCTGCGCTGGCTGCTGAAGAACGACACGAACGTCACCCCCATCATGCTCGCCGCGGACAGCGGCTGCACGGATACCGCCCGCGCTCTGCTCGCCGCCGGGGCGCGCACCAGCGTGTGGACGAAGCGCAACCGCATGTGGCCCATCAACATCGCCGCGCGGAAAAGCGACGTGCGGATGATGCGCGTGCTGCTGGGCAAGGACCCCATCGTGGAGCAACGCCGCATCGTCGTGGATCTCTCCGACCAGACCGCGATCGTCTATGACTCGTCCGGGCTGGAGCTTTACAAGACCGCCGTCTCCACCGGGAAGAAGGGCCACGCCACGCCCACCGGCACCTTCGCCATCACGAACAAGTACCGCACCTGGACCTCCACGCTGTACGACGCGAGCATGCCGTGCTTCCAGCGTTTCAGTTGCAGTGACTTCGGTTTCCACCAGGGCGTGGTGCCCGGCTACCCGGCATCGCACGGCTGCATCCGCGTGCCCGCGGGAAATGCGCAGAAGCTCTTCGCGCTCACCGAACTCGGCGACCGCGTGGAGATCCAGCCGTAG
- a CDS encoding TIGR03943 family putative permease subunit translates to MNPKIQRVLFSIALLVWAAVLIYFYASGRIVKYLAPDFRPLVMAGGLGLGVVGLFNLLTATQEASCGHDHGPDDAHDHESMDVHPLAAFLILLLPLGLGVSWTKDAFSLGSLTRKGLMDTPADASSLIMGALPPLTKELIEKQHPKNADGYHTFGLMELFFSAGDPEMRELVGGMQVETEGRVIQDPDAVVPNQRRLYRLFITCCAADSRAIPIIVRFKGEVPQVEDNTWMKLAGTMRYPDEGEGNVPVLEVDTAAEAPPPAEESFMRSNF, encoded by the coding sequence GTGAATCCGAAAATCCAGCGCGTGCTCTTCTCCATCGCCCTGCTCGTCTGGGCAGCGGTGCTGATCTACTTCTACGCCAGCGGCCGCATCGTGAAGTACCTCGCACCGGACTTCCGGCCGCTGGTCATGGCGGGCGGCCTCGGCCTCGGCGTGGTGGGACTTTTCAACCTGCTGACCGCGACCCAGGAGGCCTCCTGCGGGCACGACCACGGGCCGGATGACGCGCACGACCATGAGAGCATGGACGTCCATCCGCTGGCCGCCTTCCTCATCCTGCTGCTGCCGCTGGGCCTCGGCGTCTCGTGGACGAAGGACGCCTTCTCGCTCGGCTCGCTGACGCGGAAGGGCCTCATGGACACCCCGGCGGACGCGAGTTCCCTCATCATGGGCGCACTGCCGCCGCTGACGAAGGAGCTGATCGAAAAGCAGCACCCGAAGAACGCGGACGGCTACCACACCTTCGGCCTGATGGAGCTTTTCTTCAGCGCCGGCGACCCCGAGATGCGCGAACTGGTGGGCGGCATGCAGGTGGAAACGGAAGGCCGCGTGATCCAGGACCCGGACGCCGTGGTGCCAAACCAGCGCCGCCTCTACCGTCTCTTCATCACCTGCTGCGCCGCCGACAGCCGCGCCATCCCCATCATCGTCCGCTTCAAGGGCGAGGTCCCGCAGGTCGAGGACAATACGTGGATGAAGCTGGCCGGCACCATGCGCTACCCGGACGAGGGCGAGGGCAATGTCCCGGTGCTGGAAGTGGACACCGCCGCCGAGGCCCCGCCACCGGCCGAGGAGTCCTTCATGCGGTCGAATTTCTGA
- a CDS encoding AAA family ATPase produces MHPLPVSSPPRRNKRKKSSLLATAARIGQACPVLRSLHVCGYRSLRDFRVKFGRITVVTGENGVGKSNLYRALILLQRMAEGRFAEAVESESGMPGLMWAGLRRKDGPRRVSWEIEDDHFSFSHECGLIPTTPGDPTKFRTDPDVKTEVIRAGGIKGRPMAKRAGTSISVRGDDGKMETISLPFHLPESMLSEVRDGLRYPALTAVRETFLAWRFYHHFRVDPDSPLRRPRVGFWSPVLAGDGTNLAATLQSIAESGREAVLDQVVEKAFPGSRWRAVDDQGRFQLQLSRDELGRWLDASELSDGTLRFFCLCAALLTPKPPPLLVFNEPESSLHTSLLEPLADLMAAVPEETQLIVVTHARELAERIRERCEAKWVKLVSFEGETRLEGDAGSGRTWTFDD; encoded by the coding sequence ATGCATCCGCTTCCCGTAAGCTCGCCGCCGCGTCGCAACAAGCGGAAGAAATCGAGCCTGCTTGCCACCGCTGCCCGGATCGGGCAGGCATGTCCGGTGCTCCGCTCCCTGCACGTCTGTGGCTATCGTTCGCTCCGGGACTTCCGCGTGAAGTTCGGGCGGATCACGGTGGTGACGGGGGAGAATGGCGTGGGGAAATCGAATCTCTACCGCGCGCTCATCCTGCTCCAGCGGATGGCCGAGGGACGCTTCGCCGAGGCGGTGGAGTCGGAGAGCGGCATGCCGGGGCTGATGTGGGCGGGCCTGCGGCGGAAGGACGGTCCGCGTCGCGTGAGCTGGGAGATCGAGGATGACCATTTCTCCTTCTCCCACGAATGCGGGCTCATCCCGACAACACCGGGCGACCCGACGAAATTCCGCACCGATCCGGATGTCAAAACGGAGGTGATCCGTGCCGGGGGCATCAAGGGCCGCCCGATGGCGAAGCGCGCCGGGACCTCCATCAGCGTGCGCGGGGATGACGGGAAGATGGAGACCATCTCGCTGCCCTTTCACCTCCCGGAGTCGATGCTCAGCGAGGTGCGCGACGGCTTGCGCTACCCGGCGCTGACGGCAGTGCGCGAGACCTTCCTGGCGTGGCGCTTCTATCATCACTTCCGGGTCGATCCCGACTCGCCCCTGCGGCGGCCGCGGGTCGGCTTCTGGTCGCCGGTGCTGGCGGGCGATGGTACGAATCTCGCGGCGACCCTGCAGAGCATTGCGGAGTCGGGTCGGGAGGCGGTGTTGGATCAGGTGGTGGAGAAGGCCTTCCCCGGCAGCAGGTGGCGGGCCGTGGATGACCAGGGGCGCTTCCAGCTCCAGCTCTCCCGCGACGAGCTGGGGCGCTGGCTGGATGCGAGCGAGCTTTCCGATGGCACGCTGCGCTTCTTTTGCCTGTGTGCCGCGCTGCTCACGCCGAAGCCGCCGCCGCTGCTCGTCTTCAATGAACCGGAGAGCAGCCTTCACACGTCGCTGTTAGAGCCGTTGGCGGACCTGATGGCGGCGGTGCCGGAGGAGACGCAGCTCATCGTGGTCACGCATGCCCGGGAGCTGGCCGAGCGCATCCGGGAGCGCTGCGAAGCGAAGTGGGTGAAGCTCGTTTCATTCGAAGGCGAGACCCGGCTGGAGGGCGATGCCGGAAGCGGGCGGACGTGGACCTTCGACGACTAA
- a CDS encoding permease, which produces MSPDSQQDFAFAFLSILFEGAPFILLGTLISGFIDIYLPAGTMDRLLPKRKFPAILVAGLLGIILPVCECAVVPVIRRLVKKGLPVSCALTYMLAAPIVNPITALSTWKAFKGPEIPFGEELTYSASLVMTVSRLGLGFLVAVLVGLVVARIPLVKILRQRLVDSLQKDDAPVPALAHSHGHAHDHDEKGCCGHDHDHGHDHSHKACGHDHGHHHHHSHDDGGNRLIAAFRSAMRDFVDVGVYFVIGVAITALFNTGIAPGADWLDSLAKNDIAAPAALMALAFVLSLCSTSDAFIAATLDKFTYGAKLAFLVFGPMLDVKLLFLYQTVLRKRFILWLALGLFVAIGAASIAWQAAIFSLAKP; this is translated from the coding sequence GTGTCGCCGGACTCCCAACAGGACTTCGCCTTCGCCTTCCTGAGCATTTTGTTCGAAGGCGCGCCTTTTATCCTGCTCGGCACGCTGATCAGCGGCTTCATCGATATCTACCTGCCCGCGGGCACGATGGACCGGCTGCTGCCGAAGCGGAAATTCCCCGCCATCCTCGTCGCGGGCCTGCTGGGGATCATCCTGCCGGTCTGCGAGTGCGCGGTGGTGCCGGTGATCCGGCGGCTGGTGAAAAAGGGCCTGCCCGTCTCCTGCGCGCTGACCTACATGCTCGCCGCGCCGATCGTGAATCCGATCACGGCGCTCAGCACGTGGAAGGCCTTCAAGGGCCCGGAGATCCCCTTCGGCGAGGAGCTCACCTACTCGGCCAGCCTGGTGATGACCGTCTCGCGCCTCGGCCTCGGCTTCCTGGTGGCCGTGCTGGTCGGCCTCGTCGTCGCGCGCATCCCGCTGGTGAAGATCCTCCGCCAGCGCCTAGTGGACAGCCTTCAAAAGGACGACGCGCCTGTCCCCGCCCTCGCCCACTCCCACGGGCATGCCCACGATCACGATGAAAAGGGCTGCTGCGGCCATGACCACGATCATGGTCACGATCACAGCCACAAGGCCTGCGGACACGATCACGGCCACCATCACCACCACTCGCACGATGACGGCGGGAACCGCCTGATCGCCGCCTTCCGCTCGGCGATGCGGGATTTCGTGGATGTGGGCGTTTACTTCGTCATCGGCGTGGCCATCACCGCGCTCTTCAATACGGGCATTGCCCCGGGGGCCGATTGGCTCGACAGCCTGGCGAAGAACGACATCGCCGCCCCAGCCGCGCTCATGGCGCTGGCCTTCGTGCTCAGCCTCTGCAGCACGTCGGACGCCTTCATCGCCGCCACCCTGGACAAGTTCACCTACGGGGCGAAGTTGGCCTTCCTCGTCTTCGGCCCCATGCTGGACGTGAAGCTGCTCTTCCTGTATCAGACGGTGCTCCGGAAGCGCTTCATCCTGTGGTTGGCGCTCGGTCTCTTCGTCGCCATCGGGGCGGCATCCATCGCCTGGCAGGCCGCCATCTTCTCGCTCGCGAAACCGTGA
- a CDS encoding D-hexose-6-phosphate mutarotase, whose protein sequence is MNALPACIRLTHPAEDYPVLEIDHPTCRARVALHGAHVMEWQPAGHAPVLYCSPQAVLREGKAIRGGIPICWPWFGAHPTDPTKPAHGIVRTRFWRLTDSQDGGESVELRFELESDDATRAIWGHDFHVIVEIRLGAELHLSLISHNTGETALEETGALHTYLAVDDIANVEVTGLEGVAYLDTAAGQRSSGVEEGAIRIDGEYERTYGSTATVTLRDATRTLHTHKHGSASTIVWSPGVEKAARLGDMPLEDFRRFLCIETANAPGAEVTVKPGGHHVLRTRITVS, encoded by the coding sequence ATGAATGCATTGCCCGCCTGCATCCGCCTGACCCATCCAGCCGAGGATTATCCCGTGCTGGAAATCGATCACCCCACCTGCCGGGCGCGTGTGGCATTGCATGGCGCGCACGTGATGGAGTGGCAGCCAGCGGGGCATGCCCCGGTGCTGTATTGTAGCCCGCAGGCGGTCCTGCGCGAGGGGAAGGCGATCCGCGGCGGCATCCCGATCTGCTGGCCGTGGTTCGGCGCTCATCCGACCGACCCTACGAAGCCCGCGCATGGCATCGTCCGCACTCGCTTCTGGCGGCTGACCGATAGCCAGGATGGCGGCGAGTCCGTCGAATTGCGCTTCGAGCTGGAGTCCGATGATGCGACCCGCGCGATCTGGGGACATGACTTCCACGTCATCGTGGAGATCCGGCTCGGTGCGGAACTGCACCTCTCGCTGATCTCGCACAATACGGGCGAGACCGCCCTCGAGGAAACGGGAGCGCTGCACACCTACCTCGCGGTCGATGACATCGCGAATGTCGAGGTGACCGGCCTGGAAGGTGTGGCCTATCTCGACACTGCGGCGGGGCAGCGGAGCAGCGGCGTGGAGGAAGGAGCGATCCGCATTGATGGCGAGTATGAGCGGACCTATGGCTCCACCGCCACCGTCACGTTGCGCGACGCCACCCGCACCCTCCACACGCACAAGCACGGCAGTGCCTCCACCATCGTCTGGAGTCCCGGCGTGGAAAAGGCTGCACGGCTCGGCGACATGCCGTTGGAAGATTTCCGGCGCTTCCTCTGCATCGAGACCGCGAATGCGCCGGGTGCGGAGGTGACGGTGAAGCCCGGAGGACACCACGTGCTACGGACGCGGATCACGGTATCTTGA
- a CDS encoding OmpA family protein, which yields MKPNPTLLLLSVVSLHAQEPAPPVVIERVPPPVVIEEKVVPAPPPVVVERTVTEVVPPFDPALVRQRLAIVPKAVPVVPPGATVETTETVVRDPTNRIYHVERNVVIVDGQELPYVTLPVLFEIETAKLRDSTSRAALEHTAQAILEVLATNPEAGFKIEGHTSVDGEEDFNLKLSGDRARRVYDELTARYGVPAKALGAEGFGEKYPSHPNGTAAELELDRRVLVVRVK from the coding sequence ATGAAACCGAATCCAACCCTCTTGCTGCTCTCCGTCGTCTCTCTTCACGCACAGGAACCGGCCCCTCCAGTGGTGATCGAACGCGTTCCGCCGCCCGTGGTGATCGAGGAAAAGGTCGTGCCCGCCCCGCCCCCGGTCGTGGTGGAGCGGACGGTGACGGAGGTGGTGCCGCCTTTTGATCCCGCACTAGTCAGGCAGCGGCTCGCCATCGTCCCGAAGGCCGTGCCGGTGGTACCGCCGGGAGCCACTGTCGAAACCACCGAGACCGTGGTGCGGGATCCCACGAACCGAATCTACCACGTTGAGCGGAATGTGGTGATCGTGGATGGCCAGGAGCTTCCATACGTCACCCTGCCGGTCCTTTTCGAAATCGAGACCGCCAAGTTGCGCGACTCCACGTCCCGCGCCGCGCTCGAGCACACGGCGCAAGCCATCCTGGAAGTGCTCGCCACGAATCCGGAAGCAGGCTTCAAGATCGAGGGGCACACGAGTGTCGATGGGGAGGAAGATTTCAATCTCAAGCTCTCCGGCGATCGTGCCCGTCGTGTGTATGACGAGCTGACGGCGAGATATGGCGTGCCTGCCAAGGCTCTGGGTGCGGAAGGCTTCGGAGAGAAATATCCGTCCCACCCGAATGGCACTGCCGCCGAGCTGGAACTGGACCGCCGGGTTCTTGTCGTTCGTGTGAAGTAA
- a CDS encoding DUF6515 family protein: protein MRTKLMSAAALGLLALATSCTYYETPTSAPTTETTTTTYSGGEIVTTLPSGYRTVNVGGTRYYSYGNTFYRAQGSGYVIVDSPYATSDVQVIRELPGGYEVVNRGHDRYYRAGNTYYQQRSGGYVVVPGPF from the coding sequence ATGAGAACGAAACTGATGTCCGCGGCCGCTCTCGGCCTCCTCGCCCTCGCCACGAGCTGCACCTACTACGAAACCCCGACTTCGGCACCAACCACGGAAACCACGACTACCACTTACTCCGGCGGTGAGATCGTGACCACGCTGCCCAGCGGCTACCGGACGGTGAATGTCGGCGGCACGCGCTACTATAGTTATGGTAACACGTTTTACCGCGCCCAGGGCAGCGGCTACGTGATCGTCGACTCGCCCTATGCCACAAGCGACGTGCAGGTCATCCGCGAGCTACCTGGCGGCTACGAGGTGGTGAATCGCGGCCACGACCGCTATTATCGCGCGGGTAACACCTACTATCAGCAGCGCTCCGGCGGCTACGTCGTGGTCCCCGGTCCATTCTGA